In Arachis hypogaea cultivar Tifrunner chromosome 2, arahy.Tifrunner.gnm2.J5K5, whole genome shotgun sequence, a genomic segment contains:
- the LOC112760207 gene encoding uncharacterized protein: MGGKCPHRSVKKRRYSHKTARRTKFLIKGDDMVYDQLNKADEERPLPVDEDLPGMGQYYCLHCDRYFSNVAVRDEHFKTKKHKKRVKQMMGPAPHTQLDAELAAGMGMPDNGPKLMSM, from the exons ATGGGGGGTAAATGTCCGCACAGGAGCGTCAAGAAAAGGAGATACTCTCACAAAACCGCACGCCGCACCAAATTCCTCATCAAAG GTGATGACATGGTTTACGATCAGCTAAACAAGGCTGATGAAGAGAGACCTTTACCTGTTGATGAAGATTTGCCTGGGATGGGACAGTACTATTGCCTTCACTGCGA TCGGTATTTTTCCAATGTAGCTGTGAGGGATGAGCATTTTAAGACCAAAAAACACAAGAAGCG TGTAAAACAAATGATGGGTCCTGCACCTCATACTCAACTTGATGCTGAACTAGCTGCTGGAATGGGAATGCCAGACAATGGACCAAAGTTGATGTCTATGTAA
- the LOC112730105 gene encoding uncharacterized protein produces the protein MAKQKAIAQIYGNWEESYNKVPKLLQALQSCFPGTICALRAGPYYNEHLLVRDCSMFDKAFWAFPSCVEAFKHCKPFVSVDVTHIYGRYSGVLLIAVAQDSNSNILPIAFAIVESESTESWSFFLTNLRRRVTSQDGLLVISDRSQAIKATLSSDDSGWHPSRAFYAYCIRHMAVNFMTRFNSAKDKRYLINAGPHKTGYE, from the coding sequence atggcgaagcagaaggcaatTGCACAGATCTATGGGAATTGGGAAGAGTCATACAACAAGGTGCCGAAACTGCTTCAGGCACTGCAGAGTTGTTTTCCTGGAACCATTTGTGCTCTACGGGCCGGACCGTACTACAATGAACACCTTTTAGTCCGCGACTGTAGCATGTTCGACAAAGCATTTTGGGCTTTTCCATCATGTGTTGAGGcgttcaagcattgcaagccgtTTGTTTCCGTCGACGTCACGCATATATATGGTAGATACAGTGGAGTGTTGCTTATTGCGGTGGCACAAGACAGCAACAGCAACATCCTACCTATTGCTTTTGCCATTGTCGAGTCCGAGAGCACCGAATCATGGTCATTCTTCCTTACTAATCTGAGACGCCGTGTCACCTCACAAGACGGCCTGCTGGTTATCTCCGACAGATCGCAGGCCATCAAGGCCACCCTCAGCTCCGATGATAGTGGTTGGCATCCTTCTAGAGCATTCTATGCTTACTGTATCAGACACATGGCTGTAAATTTCATGACTCGTTTTAATTCAGCCAAAGACAAAAGATACCTCATAAACGCTGGTCCACACAAGACGGGGTatgagtaa
- the LOC112730113 gene encoding F-box protein At5g07610-like translates to MHSVVEDKDLLTEILLRLAVKDLLRYKCVCKKWLSLISESQFCNRHTLGLCHNHKLYASGMLLQETEDCLILKKARITPFSNNSNNRFTYLHVHNEFDGLLYYLILQSCNVLVFEPWKSSHYKIIFFAKVVELSTNKMKMNVYSSNTGSWSKVDVLTFPNDIRYFCKNGVYCNGAIHWYDVVDDRSKVYFDIDCAKE, encoded by the exons ATGCATAGTGTGGTGGAAGACAAGGATTTGCTAACGGAAATCCTTCTCCGGTTGGCGGTTAAAGACTTGCTCCGATACAAATGCGTGTGCAAAAAATGGTTGTCTCTGATCTCCGAGTCCCAGTTTTGTAATCGGCACACCCTTGGACTATGCCACAATCACAAACTTTATGCATCTGGAATGTTACTCCAAGAAACAGAGGATTGCCTCATCCTTAAGAAGGCTCGCATAACCCCATTCAGCAATAACAGCAACAACAGGTTCACCTACCTCCATGTTCATAATGAGTTCGATGGACTACTATACTATCTTATTCTTCAATCATGCAATG TTCTTGTCTTTGAACCTTGGAAATCTTCTCactataaaattatctttttcgcTAAAGTCGTAGAACTCTCAACCAATAAGATGAAGATGAATGTTTATTCATCAAACACGGGTTCTTGGAGCAAAGTTGATGTTCTTACTTTTCCAAATGATATTCGCTACTTCTGTAAGAATGGTGTTTATTGCAATGGTGCTATACATTGGTACGATGTTGTTGATGATCGAAGTAAAGTGTATTTCGATATTGATTGTGCAAAAGAATGA
- the LOC112760223 gene encoding heavy metal-associated isoprenylated plant protein 6-like, which yields MGEKQKEQPKNETEEKKPSSEEPKKNDTPAPVVYKLDLHCEGCIKKIKRTVRHFDGVEDVKADLTANKLTVTGNDVDAVKLQEKLIVRTKKKVELLTPPPPKKEAAPPPPAPPAEGEKKSDEKKPPKESTVVLKIRLHCDGCIAKIRRIIQKFNGVDSVSIDGGKDLVTVKGTMDVKELVPYLNDKLKRNVEVVAPKKDEEKKEKDGGDAGAGEKKESKEAASDKKDSGDKKESGGGGDGDKKEKAAATTVTATTETKSEVNKMEYHGYPLPSPIYWHNNNENFHQGQTSYAMEVHPGYANHGYHYMEPPQGYMTQGYVMNHNQGYHHVEPGPLPFYMNPNQPHPQMFSDENPNACSLM from the exons ATGGGAGAG AAGCAAAAGGAGCAGCCAAAGAATGAAACGGAGGAGAAGAAGCCGTCGTCTGAAGAACCAAAGAAAAACGACACACCCGCTCCTGTCGTTTACAAGCTTGACTTGCATTGCGAGGGATGTattaagaaaatcaaaagaaCCGTTCGCCATTTTGATG GTGTGGAGGATGTCAAGGCTGATTTAACGGCTAACAAGTTAACGGTCACCGGAAACGACGTTGACGCCGTTAAGCTTCAAGAGAAGCTTATCGTCAGAACTAAGAAGAAGGTTGAGCTACTAACCCCTCCGCCGCCAAAGAAGGAAGCCGCTCCTCCTCCTCCTGCGCCTCCGGCCGAGGGAGAAAAGAAATCCGATGAGAAGAAGCCACCTAAAGAG AGCACGGTGGTTTTGAAGATCAGATTGCACTGTGACGGTTGCATTGCGAAAATTAGAAGAATCATCCAGAAGTTCAACG GTGTTGATTCGGTGAGCATTGATGGAGGTAAAGATTTGGTGACGGTGAAGGGAACCATGGATGTGAAGGAACTGGTGCCCTATTTGAACGATAAGCTCAAGAGGAACGTGGAGGTGGTTGCACCGAAGAAAGatgaggaaaagaaagaaaaagacggCGGGGATGCCGGTGCCGGTGAAAAGAAAGAGAGCAAAGAAGCCGCCAGCGACAAAAAAGACAGCGGAGATAAAAAAGAAAGTGGAGGAGGAGGAGACGGtgacaagaaagaaaaagcagcagCGACAACAGTGACAGCGACGACAGAAACAAAGAGTGAAGTTAACAAAATGGAATACCACGGGTACCCGTTGCCATCCCCAATTTATTGGCACaacaataatgaaaattttcatcaAGGTCAAACAAGTTATGCTATGGAGGTTCACCCTGGGTATGCAAACCATGGGTACCACTATATGGAGCCACCACAAGGATACATGACCCAAGGGTATGTGATGAACCATAATCAAGGGTATCATCATGTTGAGCCAGGTCCATTACCATTCTACATGAACCCTAACCAACCTCACCCTCAGATGTTCAGTGATGAGAACCCTAATGCTTGTTCCCTCATGTGA